In Salvelinus alpinus chromosome 19, SLU_Salpinus.1, whole genome shotgun sequence, the genomic stretch taagagctttcattgtctgcttatattccccctttatttatcctacggttctgacttggtgtacagggagaaacactgtaagaacggccatgttctgaattctgtcatagtctgggtagccatttgattagctgttcaggagtcttatggcttgggggtagaagctatttaggagcctcttggacatagacttggcgctccggtaccgcttgccgtgcggtagcagagagaacagtctatgactagggtggctggagtctttgacaattcttagggccttcctctgacaccgcctagtaaaGATGTCccagatggcaggaagcttggcactggtgatgtactggaccgtacgcactaccctctgtagtgccttgcggtcggaggcccgagcagttgccataccaggcagtgatgcaacccgtcaggatgctctcgatggtgcagctgtaaaaccttttgaggatctgaggacccatgccaaatcttttcagtctcctgagggggaaaatgttttgtcatgttctcttcacgactgtcttggtgtgtttggaccatgatagtcattggtgacgtggacaccaaggaacttgaagctctcgaccagctccactacagcccgtcgatgagaatgggggcctgTTAGGTCCGCctattcctgtagtccacaataatctcctttgtcttgatcacattgagggagaggttgttgtcctggcaccacactgacagttctctgacctcctccctataggctgtctcatcattgtcggtgatcaggcctaccagtgttgtgtcgtcagcaaacttaatgatggggtTGCAGacatgtttggccacgcagtcgtgggtgaacagagagtatagaaggggactaagtacacacccctgaggggccccagggttgaagatcagcatggcagatgtgttgttgcctaaccgtaccacctgggggcggcccgtcaggaagtccaggatccggttgcagaggtaggtgtttagACCCAGGGTCCTAAGctcagtgatgagcttcgtgggcactatggtgatgaacactgagctgtagtcaataaacagcattctcacttaggtgttccttttgtccaggtgggaaagggcagtgtggagtgcgattgagattgcgccatctgtggatctgttggggcggtatacgaattggagtggatctctagggtatccaggaggatgctgttgatgtaagccatgaccagcctttcaaagcacttcatgacttccgacatgagtgctacggggtggtaatcatttaggcaggttaccttcgcttcctttaaatgaggctgaatgaactgtttcgctgccagacaaggctctgctgatagccaggtgtaactgtggtatagtgcaattaatgtactgtttagtgttgtgtagtggctttgctggcatgcatctcacatttttttgtttgttgccccaccaagatttacatgctaaaatcaccactgttgtcccgtgtgctccctctctggcctctaggtcaccaggctgctcgttatggcgcacacctgtcaccatcgttacgcacatctgcatcgtcagactcacctggacaccTGGATCACTTCCCTGAtcaccttccctatatatgtcactccctttggttccttcccctggcgtcattgtttctgtttcatgtctgtgtgctgttagaaCATTCATCCAACTACAAGCACCCTGCTGTGGGTCTGTGGCTGCGCTGCATGAAGCCCACCATGGCATTCTTTTGGTATTGTTCTTAATCCCATTCCCCTTTCCCTAAACTTTAAAATTGTACGTTTATAGACCCAATTCCAGCAAACATGGTGTAGTTCGTGGGTGGGCAATTTACGGCCCAAGCCCATTCAATCCAGCCCGGGGGAGATTTaagtaaaaataaacaaacactCCAGGCCACTCTTGAACTTCTAAAACTAGATTCAAGTATGTAGAAAATTATAAGGGACCTATACGTTTTCAAATAACCTAATTGCCCTTTTTCTGGGCCATAAATAGCTTTATACAGTATATAGGTTACTGTGGTGCAGACTTATTTCCCGGTCACTACATAGGCCTAATTTGGAGTACTTTGGACAGGATTCGGGGACATTTGTGGCCACGCATCTGATTCACTTGGAGAGCACTTTGCAAATGACTTCCATGCATAGATACGATTCCAACACTGTGCATCTATTTAGAATGTTTAATGTTGAGTACTTTGAATTTGCACATAAATCCATCCTCTTAGAAACATGGCCAAGAAATAAGCTTACAACATGATCATGACGAAAGCTAAAAAGGACCAGTGCATTGATTAACTGTGATGGGGACTTCTTCATTCTACAGGGGAAACTAAAATAACACAAAGATAATAGATCAATAAATGTTCTACACAATATCACACAACAACGTTCTGCTACTATCTGGGAACATGCCGTTATAGCTTTATTATTTGGTAACATATTTGTCCCAGGTCATGTTGAACACATTCACTGTACAGTGTGGCTATTTCAACAACAGTACACACATTATTTTATAATAGCCATTCTATAGCCTAATAAAGCAACTCATAAAGTTCCCCTTTTTTATTTTGCAACCATGAAGTATGTTGTCCAGCCTGCTAAGAGCAAAGCACCTAACAGAACTGTGTAACTGAAGAGAACAAATTTCAGAAGTTCTTTGAAGGTCCGAAGAAAGCGGATAGACAAGGGCTCCATCTCGTAACGGTATTCCATTTCCCAATGAGTGATGTAGTTTGCaggatctgtctgctctgcaatCACAGGCCCTGAAAAGATGAAGGATTTTAATTTGTCCCCCCCATTgggtatatatacagtagagcctacagtgcatttggaaagtattcagaccccttgacttaatccacattttgatacgttacagccttattctaaaatgtattaaattgtttccccctcctcatcaatctacacacaataccccatactgacaaagcaaaaacaggtttttagattttgttttgcaaatgtatacaaaaaaatggaaatatcacatttacataagtattcagaccctttactcagtagtttgttgaagcacctttggcagcgattacagccttgagtcttcttggttatgacgctacaagcttggcacacctatatttggggagtttctcctattcttctctgtagatcctctcaagctctgtcaggttggatggggagtgttgctgcacagctattttcaggcctctccagagatgttctgtccgggctctggctgggccactcaaggacattcagagactcgtcccgaagccacttttgcattgtcttggctgtgtgcttcgggtcgttgttctgttgaaaggtgaaccttcgccccagtctgaggtcctgagcgctctggagcaggttttcatcaaagatctctgtgtactttgctccgttcatctttccctcgatcctgactagtctgactagtctcccctcactgaaaaacatccccacagcatgatgctgccaccaccatgtttcaccgtagggatggtgccaggtttcctccatacgtgacgccttgcattcaggccaaagagttccattttggtttcatcagaccagagaatcttttttctcatgaagagaaatcttgtttctcatggtctgagagtccttaaggtgccttttggcagacTCTAAGCaggcagtcatgtgccttttactgaggagtggcttccatctggcctctctaccataaaggcctgattggtggagtgccgcatagatggttgtccatctggaaggttctcccatctccacagaagaactctggagttctgtcagagtgaccatcgggttcttggtcacctccctgaccaactcccccccccccccccccaattgttcagtttggctgggcggccagctctaggaagagtcttggttgttccaaacctcttccatttaagaatgatggaggtggcctcccgagtggcgcagcggtctaaggcactgcagtgcttgaggcgtcactcctgtggcggccgggcgcatgcacgctgacatggtcgacagttgtacagtgtttcctcatACACATTGATgagactggcttccgggttaagcgagcagtgtgtcaagaagcagtgtggcttgtcAGGGTCGTGTTTCAAAGGACACATgcctctcaaccttcgcctctcccgagtccgtacgggagttgcaacgATGGGACAAGAATGTAACAATTGGATattacgaaattggggagaaaaaggggtaaaaaaaaaagaatgatggaggccattgtgttcgtggggactttcaatgctgcagaaatgttttagtacccttccccagatctgtgccttgacacaatcctgtctcggaactctacggacaatttcttcgacctcatggcttggtttttgctctgacatgcactgtcaactgtgggaccttatatagacaggtgtgtgtgcgcctttccaaattatgtccaatcaattggatttaccacaggtggactccaatcaagttgtagaaacatctcaaggatgatcaatgaaaacaggatgcacctgagctcacttttgagtctcatagcaaagggtctgaatacttatgtaaataaggtatttctgtttaaaatgtttaatacatttgctaaaaacttctaataacctgttttcgcttcgtcattatggggtattgtgtatagattgatgaggatttttattgaatttaatcaattttagaataaggctgtaacataacaaaatgtgggaaaaagtcaaggggtctgaatacctcccgaatgcactgtatatcagcaACATATATTTATAGCTGGAGAGTGCATTAGTAAAGGCATTGCGACCTATAATTGTAGTTTATGAATAATTCATTTGTCAATTGCTCCAAATGCTTTTGGCATTGATCTCGCGCTTAGCAAATGGTCAAACATTTACTTCTGACACAGTTACAAGCATAGCTAGGCTAGTCTGTAAATCGTATTTGGTAATTAAACTATTGAAATATACCTATTGATATTTGAAGACATAAGAATGAGAAATGTCTAAAATAGCTGTTACTTTCGTATCAAAAGCCCTAATAATTATTTGTAGAGATGAGAAATATTTTTATATTTAGCTTCAACATCCGAACCAATAACAAGATTAGGAAGAAGCTGTTGTTTGTAAACATTGAAGTGCTGGTCCACACGCTCAGACCGGTAAGCAACTTTATCGACAGAAATTatgttcaaatgtatttattttaaagTATATAAAGGAACTAAATTCCCTTACATATATCTATCGTATATATGTGGACATGTACCTAGTGCACCTTCAAGCTAAATAATGTAATAGCCTATAACAAAATAGTAGcaataaaatatatttctccAGACGAAATATTTCACATTAGTTGCACAAAAACAGCCATGCCCCACTTTCGCAACTCAAAATATATCTTTCACTTTGATAACCTGCAGTAGGACTGCAGTAAAAattattaaattgtttaactataACCTACTGTTACTGTTGATGTTATATGATTTCATGCTATTTTTCTAGTATCTGAAAGCTCTTAAAATGTAAGCGCATGGTGGATACATAACCTACTCACTGGGCATAGGGCCTATAACGTTACAACGTTTCAATATTTATAAACTGCTTAAATTGGTTACTTACCTTGTCGGTTTATATGAAGGATTTTCAACCTCTTTTAAAATTATTATGTTGAATATACTCTCTGTACACGGGTTTCAATGTGCTGCCAGGAATACAAGGTGATGTCCGTTGCCACAAGTCCTAATGGCAAAGGAGGGGCCAACAACAATTACATTGATTACAAGAGTCCTGAGACCCATGGGGTTTTCCTAATGGAAAATTAAGCCACGTCCTACACCCGCTTCTCTGAGGCGAGACCTTGCCAAATACACAATAATAGGCTATGCATTTTCTATTGTTTTAGCTCTGAAAATCCTCTGGTGCATGCAAGAACCGCTCATTTCATTTTCCACTCTTTATAAAAATGGTCTTATTATATGTGTAATTGTTAGCATTTAACATACCAAAAGGAATGCAATGTCACATTAATATATCTTCATGAGATGTGATATAGTGAGTTCCTCGCTGTTGGTTCACTAAAATCTCCGACTGCTGTCAATACCCGTCCCCCACTGAGTACAAGACCCAGCTGTCCACAGCGCAGGGCACGGACAAGCCATCGATCAAACCGGAGATCAAACCAAACTCCAACGCACGTATCCTCTACCGGAACATGGAGCAAATAGCCTCCTAATTCAATCAGCGTCCAGCGCTGTCAAATCAGGGGCCCTTATGGGGTAAGATCTCCAGACAGCAGAGGGCCATTATCGGCTGATAGGTAGGCCTGTTATTGGGCTAATTGCTCCTCGAGAGAGCAGGACTGCTGACGGCTGACTGGGCTCTCAACCTTTCCTCTCCACGCCACTCCTCCCTGCCTGCATCCTTTGGTACCATCTTTATTTTCTTCTACAGGATAAACAACTCATTAAGTAACAATACATGTGGCCTAATTCACCGTTATCAAGGCTTTTAGATCCTATATGTTGAAGGTGGAAGAAGGGGGAAAAGGGATAGTGTAATGGAGGTACAGTACAACTTTACATCAGACTTTTTAGTTTCGTTTTCTAAACCAGAAAAACATTTAGCCATATTGTAGAGTgtaaggatttttttttaaatggccagTTTTTTAGAGACCTGACATTGACTCTGGTTATAAAAGCAGTCAATTACACATTTTATTTACAGCACTACTTTTCCCACAAATAATGGCAAGCAGAGAAAAACCCTATACAACACAAAATATAGGTTGAAAtcacaaaaataataatacaagcATCTACCTTTCAGCCTttgtgttaatacagtatatatatatttttttttacaatgatcTTAAAACCTTCCGTCATGCCACAAGTAAGATGATATCTTCTCAGCTCCATACAATGACCAAAGCAGGTGGCAATGGAGATGTGCATTTAGCAAGCTGTTAGAGTTGCAGGCAAAAGACAGGGAGAATCGAGGAGCTGACTCCTGGTCACCTCACACTGACAGTTGCTGAGATCAATCAGACACACCTGCAGGGCGCTGGAATATGGACATTAAAAAGAAGCGGCAAGGTCTTTTGTTCTGACTGTTTGATGTGTCTAGCTGTGCATCTGTTCCCCGAGGGGGCGGGCAGCAGGCTCAGGGGGCCTCCGGGCGGTCCATCAGAGACTTGATCCAGCTGGTACCATTGATGAGCTTGGTAGTGGCAATGATGTACTCTGTGCCACCATCCTCCATCTGAGACAGGAAGCGCAGGGCAGCAATTTCCGCATAAGTCACCCCTCCCAGAAAGAACACCAGGGTGGTCCTGTTCTCCCCCTGCTGGCCTGTGGGACAGAGTGGGGAGAGAAAACAGTCAAACAGGGTGAAGTTCACAGGGTGCACCACTCTCCAAGGGTGACTcaaggggagttgggatatgcaatttgttatttatttatttcacacacaaatataagcacccaccaaattattaatattattacttAGCAGATTGTTTGTTTTGAAGTGAGGTTACTTTAACCTCAAAAACTGATATTAAACATGTAAACACACAAAGAAAGTAAGAGACAGTGCCTCGAGTCAACCCCCATCTACCCATGTCCCCACCCACACACTATTCTCTCAAACAAACTCCGCCCTCTTCCTGCTACAACAGGCTCGTCTATTGTCAGTCTTCCATTATCACCTTTCTACAACAAAGATATGGCAGACATGTAAAAACAAGTCAACTGTCTAATACCCAAACTCACAGTTGTAATTAACACATTGCATGGTGTAAATAAAATCTCATCAAATTAATTATCCTCTTGTCAATGAGATGTCCAAACTGACCCTGGAGTCAGCAACGCATAGTTATAACGCTTAAGATGAGGATATTCAACTCCCTGGTCTCTGAAAGGTCAACGGTGCCTTTGCCTCTCCTCTTTCATACACAAATACATGTACACAAACAATCACCCAAACAGACCCACACTTAACGGTAATGTACAGTTTTGTTCACTGTGTACAATAAATCAACTGCTGCTCGAAGACATTTGGCACGGCAGGGACAAAGCCAGCTCTTATCTACAGCCAGCAGATTACCACACAGGTCATCATTCACCCAGCCTTTCAATAGCTCAGCTTGTTGTGCAAGAGAGCAACTTGCTGCCTTGGTCTCCTGCTGTCCTTACGTTTCTTATGGAGACCAGCAGGCAGCTGTTGTCTCTCCTCAAAGTGTGGACCAGGGAGCATCTTCAGAACTTCCTCGATGCTGCGCCAGCCGGGCCTGGCCAACACCTGGGTCAGACGGATGCTGAGAGGAGCATAACCACTGTACACATAGGAGATGTCATTGGGGTTCTGGAGGAAGATGACACATACACAAGTTGGGTATCAGTACAGACAATACTACATACAAATCCCACTCTCACAGTTGGAGAAAAAAAGTATGTACGTGAGTTTTGGTAAGGTTGTTGTTACATTTGGTTAATGCTTTGAGCTTTTTTTCTCAACTTGCTTAATAAACAAAAACAACCCAACTCCATTATTGTGCAAATACAAAGCAATGACCAAATTGTCACTACAATACTAACAGTATTATTACACAGGTGTAAGTGTTACCCTCCCCCTCCCAGACCGCATTATGTCTCCCTCATGGGATTCATTCACCTGTTCGTTGGCATCCTCCATCCAAAGTTTGAGTGTCTTCCTGATGGTGGGGTAGTTATTCCTGGTGCTTGTCTGGGGCTTCAGAAGACCTGTCTTCTCCAGGTTGTTGAGGGTAAGCATGTGTTCGTATCCATAGGTCTAGAGAAAACAGCACAGGTCAATCATGTTGCCACAGTAGCTTTCATCACATCTTCAACTGACCATCACTAGTATTAAAACACTGACTTATTGTAATGTAATCAGAAAAAAATGCACCTGCAGGATCTCTCTCTTGTAGTAGTCCAATATCTTCTGCTTGAGGCCATTGTTGCAGACTGACTGCATACAGACCAGCCGCAAGATTTTGATCAGAGGATCCTTCTGGGCAATACAGTCCTCAATATATGTGTTAACCTGGACAATAGGAACAAGGGGCCTTTGGTCAGCAAGCCATGAGACatgagcacacacatacacacagggactAAGCAAAACATTCTGTTAATAGTTTTAAGCTTCTTCAAATATTATCAGAGCCAACCTCATCCACACTACAATCTACAAAGCATTGAAAACCTTGTGTACCTTGTCTGTGTCAACTCCAGTCATAAACTCCTGCTCCACTGTCAGGTTATCAAAGAAGGCCTCTGAGGCTGaatcagagcgagagagaaagagagaatatcCATTTACCTCTCAACGAGTATCAACAGTAGTCTTTCTCTAAACGATATGCCACACATTTGACAAAGTCAACTACATTAAATGTCACCAAGATCAGATTGTATCAGTTTTTTAGGGTGGAGGGCATGAAGAAAGACAGATTAAGACAGAAGGAAGGGATGATGAATGGAGAGTTGTTAGTTGGACATGAAAGGAGAAGGAGTAAAGGCTGTTCTTCTCACTGGTGATGTCCTTGATGAGTTCAGCTATGGAGGTGTGATTGGCCAGCGAGCTCCGTGCTGCCTGCATGTGGGGCAGCTGGGACACAAACTGCTTTATCTCGCCAACTGTTTTGGCATTATGTCGCTCCTGCAAGACAAaatcaacaaactaacattaaCACTGGAAAAAAGAGACTGTGTAGTGTTACGTACAGATGTGAAATGTGAGAGCCGGTTGAGGAATTACTAAAAATCTCCTAGGAAATTACAAAAAAAATCTACTTCTCAATTACACATTAAACAGACACTAAACTCAACGTAAATATGTGGAAATTATTTCAGATTAAACATACAGTATGGAATGCTGTCATGTAGGCATAACAATAGTAAGAAATTGTTTGATGCCTagagaacagctgatgctctcactGATATGGTCATCCATCAAACTAGAGAAAATGAACTTTGATTGGGAACAGGTCTGGGCAATACAGAAATGTAAAAATACATAAACTGAAACACCCACAGGTGTGGGACTTCAGTCTAATTATCACATGCAAAGCATCCAGTGACAGTTATGATGCCAAAAGTGTAGGCCTGTAGGGGATGCATAACAAATCATCAGTGGGAGATTACGCATGAACTAAAAACAGTTGCTTTTATCTGCCACTCCTTTATCGTAAAAAGTGTGTTTACTGTCTTGATCGATAATACTAATTGTCAGTTGGCTTTACTTTTTGCCATTGGAAAACCACCTCCTGAAAAGTCTCCCTGGCACATAGAAGGTAATCAATAAGAACACCAATTGATATGATTAGAGAAAGCGGTAGCTAATGTAATTGAGCGGTCTGACATTCGGATTTATCTGAGATTGTAATCCCCAGTTTGTGAAGTGACATTTATAACACATTAACAAAGTGATTTGGATCAAATTAGACAGGAGTGGTTACaaggagtgtctgtctgtctgcttggatGAAGCCAACCTCAAAGGCAGCAGAGATGATCTTGGCCTTCTTGCTCAGTGCAGCCCCTATGGCGTTGAAGTTTTTGTCCCGTATCTCAGCATACAGCTCCTCCGCTGAGTTGAGCTGCATCTTCTTGGGCTCCATGGGCAGGTCTTTACCCACCTCACCCTGCTTCTTTTGGGCAGCAAACTTCTCCGGAGGCAACTTCACATAACCTGTTTGCAGACACATGCGCACAGAATAGATAAACAAGCACACAAAGGTCCAAAACCCCATACACAAATCAACAGAGATCCCTCAAGATGTCTTTACGTCAATCAATATGTGATTAAATATGTCTGTATTTAGCTTGCATTGTGTTTTCATGCATTAACAGAGGCCCATCCTCACCGTTGGTGATTCCATAAACTTCGTCAATGAGGCCCTCATAGGTGAGCTGTGTGGCCAGAGGGGTAAGCAGGTCTATGTTGCGGTCCAGCAGCAGCAGTGAGTCGAACACAGGCAGGATCTGAGTCTGACTGCCAGCAAACTCCCTCTTCATCCTAAGCATCATATTAGCTACATGCTGGACATTGAGAAGAAATAAGGATTTTATTTCTAACACAATTAAAGCATAAATTTACACTCCACATTACTCCGTTACTCATAAAAGTAATCTGATTTAAGTAGCATGTTACTTTTTCAAATTGGGTAATATTATTAGTTACTTTGTCAAACAACACGTGCGCTACTTTCAGAATCATATCTCTACCGGGCACGTGCTTTCATGATCCGATCTCGACTTGTTTCCTCATTTAGTTCTCGAGCGAGTGGAGAAAGGCTGCTTGGAGAAATGTCATCACAGCTGCTGGCCATAGAAACATATAGAGGGCACATCTCTGATATTTGCCATCAATTGCTTCTGTGATAGCAAAGCCCATAATGGGCTTTCCCATCTAGTGACAAGTGTATaccctctatacatctctatgggtCCGTGTACGTGCGGTCTACAACTAGAACCTGTGGCTCAAGAGAAATATTTTGAATGAAAAGATAGGAAATCTGTACAGatttgcgaaaagtgcaaatcaatcccagaacaacagcaaaggaccttgtgaagatgctggaggaaacaggtacaaaagtatctatatccacagtaaaaacaagTCCTATAACGACATAccctaaaaggccgctcagcaaggaagaagccactcctccaaaaccaccataaaaaagccagactatggtttgcaactgcacatggggacaaagaacgtaatttttggagaaatgtcatctggtctgatgaaacaaaaatagaactgtttggccataatgaccatccttatgtttggaggaaaaagggggaggtttgcaagcctaagaacaccatcccaaccgtgaagcacgggggtggcagcatcatgttgtgggggtgctttgctgcaggagggactggtgcacttcacaaaatagatggcatcatgagggacgaaaatgatgtggatatattgaagcaacatctcaagacatcagtcgggaagttaaagcttggtcgcaaatgggtcttccaaatggacaaggaccccaagcatacttccaaagttgtggcaaaatggcttaaggaaaacaaagtcaaggtattggagtggccatcacaaagccctgacctcaatcctatagaaaatttgtggacagaactgaaaaagcgtgtgcgagcaaggaggcctacaaacctgactcagttacaccagctctgtcaggaggaatgggccaaaattcacccaacttattgtgggaagcttgtggaaggctacccgaaacgtttgacccaagtttaacaatttaaaggcaatgctaccaaatactaatttagtgtatgtaaacttcagacccactgggaatgtgatgaaagaaataaaagctgaaataaatcattctctctactattattctgacatttcacattcttaaaataaagtggtgatcctaactgacttaagacagggaacttttactaggattaaatgtcaggaattgtgaaaaactgagtttaaatgtatttggctgaggtgtatataaacttccaacTGTACATTCAAGCAGCATATTAAACTGGGATAACATTGTAGGTTACATCGGCAAGAACACAAACATTTGCCAGggcatattatttatttataagTCTGATTAGCTTCCCACATCGCCATGTGAAATAATCAACTTGAAAATCACTTTA encodes the following:
- the LOC139545382 gene encoding vacuolar protein sorting-associated protein 33A isoform X1 translates to MSAHLSYGRVNLNILREAARKELREFLDKCAGSKAIVWDEYLTGPFGLIAQYSLLKEHEVEKMFTLKGGRLPAADVKNIIFFVRPRLELMDIIAENVISEDKMHSPRDFHILFVPRRSMLCEQRLKEQGVLGSFINIDEYILDLIPYDGDLLSMESEGAFRECYLESDQTSLYHTAKGLMTLQALYGTIPQIFGKGECARHVANMMLRMKREFAGSQTQILPVFDSLLLLDRNIDLLTPLATQLTYEGLIDEVYGITNGYVKLPPEKFAAQKKQGEVGKDLPMEPKKMQLNSAEELYAEIRDKNFNAIGAALSKKAKIISAAFEERHNAKTVGEIKQFVSQLPHMQAARSSLANHTSIAELIKDITTSEAFFDNLTVEQEFMTGVDTDKVNTYIEDCIAQKDPLIKILRLVCMQSVCNNGLKQKILDYYKREILQTYGYEHMLTLNNLEKTGLLKPQTSTRNNYPTIRKTLKLWMEDANEQNPNDISYVYSGYAPLSIRLTQVLARPGWRSIEEVLKMLPGPHFEERQQLPAGLHKKRQQGENRTTLVFFLGGVTYAEIAALRFLSQMEDGGTEYIIATTKLINGTSWIKSLMDRPEAP
- the LOC139545382 gene encoding vacuolar protein sorting-associated protein 33A isoform X2, whose protein sequence is MSSGQHPRGSEDKMHSPRDFHILFVPRRSMLCEQRLKEQGVLGSFINIDEYILDLIPYDGDLLSMESEGAFRECYLESDQTSLYHTAKGLMTLQALYGTIPQIFGKGECARHVANMMLRMKREFAGSQTQILPVFDSLLLLDRNIDLLTPLATQLTYEGLIDEVYGITNGYVKLPPEKFAAQKKQGEVGKDLPMEPKKMQLNSAEELYAEIRDKNFNAIGAALSKKAKIISAAFEERHNAKTVGEIKQFVSQLPHMQAARSSLANHTSIAELIKDITTSEAFFDNLTVEQEFMTGVDTDKVNTYIEDCIAQKDPLIKILRLVCMQSVCNNGLKQKILDYYKREILQTYGYEHMLTLNNLEKTGLLKPQTSTRNNYPTIRKTLKLWMEDANEQNPNDISYVYSGYAPLSIRLTQVLARPGWRSIEEVLKMLPGPHFEERQQLPAGLHKKRQQGENRTTLVFFLGGVTYAEIAALRFLSQMEDGGTEYIIATTKLINGTSWIKSLMDRPEAP